One window of Prochlorococcus marinus XMU1408 genomic DNA carries:
- a CDS encoding DEAD/DEAH box helicase, with protein sequence MTSLERDTSENEILQNNLNPKEIFPFALDEFQLKAIDSLNQGHSVVVSAPTGSGKTLIGEYAIYRAISHGNKVFYTTPLKALSNQKLRDFRNQFGASNVGLLTGDLSLNREASILVMTTEIFRNMLYAAADRSDDPLLDIETVVLDECHYMNDAHRGTVWEESIIHCPKSVQFVALSATVANASQLTDWIEQVHGPTDLISSDLRPVPLEFNFCSAKGLHPLLNDKGTGLHPNCKIWRPTKSYKKRGRLSKPTQPESPSLGFVVSKLAERNMLPAIYFIFSRRGCDKAVKTIASTCLVNQEERNAIQDRFEKYSSINIEGLRDDLHIRALFNGIASHHAGVLPAWKELIEELFQEGLIKVVFATETLAAGINMPARSTIISTLSKRSDNGHRQLMSSEFLQMAGRAGRRGLDSRGYVVTVQTRFEGAREAGQLAISPADPLISQFTPSYGMVLNLLQRYDLDKSKELIERSFSRYLASLDLVEEEDELSRLKEEYEEYKTFSEDIPWSDFERYEKIKSHLKEERRLLKILQKQSAETLSNELTLALEFASNGTLISLKNTQLKGKVIPAVIVDKIQKGDRPSQLLCLTDENIWILISCREVVSLYADMTCLDVLNTTPPKLSRLGEIHHGDLKSNELALIISNLAKKNNMRTAQYDLASEVLSQVQLVKSLDDELLLQPAHRWGDKKKLKKHRRKMNELEIEIHEREEMLYDRSNRHWETFLSLIKVLNHFGCLDDLNPTEIGRGIGSLRGENELWLGLVLMSGHLDELTPTELAGVIQSIVTEVNRPDLWTGFIPSAVADEAFNDLSNIRRELFRVQERFGIEVPILWSSELMGLVEAWTRGSTWTDLISNTSLDEGDVVRILRRTNDLLSQIPYCEAVSRQLRNNAKAAVKLMDRFPVCEAQDINLTKEKNHEVINPATERNN encoded by the coding sequence ATGACTTCATTAGAAAGAGATACGTCTGAGAACGAAATCCTCCAAAACAATTTAAATCCAAAGGAAATCTTTCCTTTTGCGTTGGATGAGTTTCAACTTAAAGCAATTGATTCACTCAATCAAGGCCATTCTGTAGTTGTCAGTGCTCCTACAGGATCAGGCAAAACATTAATAGGAGAGTATGCAATTTATAGAGCGATTTCTCATGGAAATAAGGTGTTTTATACAACGCCCTTAAAAGCTTTATCTAACCAAAAGCTAAGAGACTTTAGGAATCAATTTGGTGCAAGCAATGTGGGTCTTTTAACGGGTGATTTAAGCCTTAATAGAGAGGCTTCGATTCTTGTTATGACTACTGAAATTTTTAGAAATATGCTTTATGCAGCGGCAGATAGAAGTGATGACCCCCTACTAGATATAGAAACTGTTGTACTTGATGAATGTCATTATATGAATGATGCTCATAGAGGAACGGTCTGGGAGGAATCAATTATTCATTGTCCTAAATCCGTTCAGTTTGTTGCTTTGTCTGCAACAGTTGCAAATGCTAGCCAATTAACTGATTGGATTGAGCAAGTTCATGGACCCACAGATCTGATATCTAGTGATTTAAGACCAGTTCCCCTGGAATTCAATTTTTGTAGTGCTAAAGGACTTCATCCATTGCTCAATGATAAAGGAACTGGATTGCATCCAAACTGTAAGATTTGGCGTCCAACAAAATCATATAAGAAGAGAGGACGCTTATCCAAGCCTACTCAACCTGAATCCCCTTCACTCGGCTTTGTGGTCTCGAAGTTAGCTGAAAGAAATATGTTGCCCGCTATTTATTTCATATTTAGTCGTCGTGGTTGTGACAAGGCTGTGAAAACAATTGCTAGTACTTGCTTGGTTAATCAAGAAGAAAGAAACGCAATTCAAGATCGATTTGAAAAATATTCATCTATAAATATAGAAGGACTCAGAGATGATCTACATATTAGAGCTTTATTTAATGGAATCGCCTCTCACCATGCAGGAGTTCTTCCTGCATGGAAGGAATTGATTGAGGAATTATTTCAAGAAGGATTGATAAAAGTTGTTTTTGCAACTGAAACATTGGCTGCAGGAATTAACATGCCGGCCAGAAGTACAATTATATCTACTTTATCGAAGAGGTCAGATAATGGACATCGTCAACTAATGAGTAGTGAGTTTTTACAAATGGCTGGTAGAGCAGGGAGGAGAGGTCTAGATTCTAGAGGTTATGTAGTCACTGTACAAACCCGATTTGAAGGGGCTCGAGAAGCTGGCCAATTGGCAATTAGCCCAGCGGACCCACTCATTAGTCAATTCACACCTAGTTATGGCATGGTTCTCAATTTATTACAGCGATATGACTTAGATAAATCAAAAGAATTGATAGAAAGAAGTTTTAGTCGATACTTAGCCAGTTTAGATTTAGTTGAAGAAGAAGACGAACTATCTAGATTAAAAGAGGAGTATGAAGAATATAAAACCTTTTCAGAAGATATACCATGGTCAGATTTTGAAAGATATGAAAAAATAAAAAGTCATTTGAAGGAAGAAAGACGATTATTAAAGATTCTCCAAAAACAATCTGCCGAAACGTTATCTAATGAATTGACCTTAGCCTTAGAATTTGCAAGTAATGGAACTCTTATAAGCCTAAAAAACACTCAGCTAAAAGGGAAAGTCATACCAGCTGTAATTGTTGATAAGATACAAAAAGGAGATAGACCATCTCAATTATTATGCTTAACAGATGAAAATATTTGGATACTTATTTCTTGTAGAGAAGTGGTTAGCCTTTATGCTGATATGACATGTTTAGACGTATTGAATACTACACCTCCTAAACTTAGTAGATTGGGTGAAATACATCATGGAGATTTGAAAAGCAATGAATTAGCTTTAATAATTTCAAACTTGGCTAAGAAAAACAACATGAGAACTGCTCAATATGATCTTGCTAGTGAAGTTTTGTCTCAAGTTCAATTGGTTAAATCTCTAGATGATGAATTGTTGCTTCAACCAGCTCATCGATGGGGAGATAAGAAAAAATTGAAGAAACATAGACGTAAAATGAATGAACTAGAAATTGAAATTCATGAACGTGAGGAGATGCTTTATGACAGGTCTAATCGTCACTGGGAAACTTTTTTATCACTAATTAAAGTACTAAACCATTTTGGATGCTTGGATGATTTAAACCCCACTGAGATTGGTAGAGGAATTGGATCCTTAAGAGGTGAAAATGAATTGTGGTTAGGCTTGGTTTTGATGAGTGGACATCTTGATGAACTAACTCCGACAGAATTAGCTGGCGTGATTCAGTCAATTGTGACGGAAGTAAATCGTCCTGATTTATGGACTGGATTTATTCCAAGTGCAGTTGCAGACGAAGCCTTTAATGATTTATCAAATATTCGAAGAGAATTATTTAGAGTACAAGAACGCTTCGGTATAGAAGTTCCAATTCTATGGAGCTCAGAACTAATGGGTTTAGTAGAAGCCTGGACAAGAGGAAGTACTTGGAC
- a CDS encoding aminotransferase class I/II-fold pyridoxal phosphate-dependent enzyme: protein MPEIPNSRIRKLRTWLPGKRSSELIGIDENKNQITLIDLASNDYLDLARHPLLIEATRQIIETDGVGSGGSRFITGSRNIHQKLETKLTEWLDREIVLLYPSGFQANLAAVLALADRHTPVICDRLIHHSLLVGVKASGAKLIRFKHNNLFELETLLEKSRQNNPKKQPLVITESLFSMEGTTAPIKEISKLCIKYDSKLLIDEAHAFGVMGPEGKGESFGIKEPISIISGTFGKAFGSGGAFLATDKVTGENLIQNCGAFRYTTALAPPLCASALAALNLIESNPSWGSELKEKSKDLRDRLSQIGWQRPIGGGPIISIILGSDELAMDYQKRLEAQGLLTVAIRPPTVPEGESRLRLVIRRNTPVQAFERLIAVLKDK from the coding sequence ATGCCTGAAATCCCCAACTCTAGAATTCGTAAACTCAGGACTTGGCTCCCAGGGAAAAGGTCATCAGAATTGATTGGTATAGATGAAAATAAAAATCAAATCACATTAATTGACCTAGCAAGTAATGACTATCTAGATCTGGCAAGACATCCATTATTAATTGAAGCAACCAGGCAAATCATAGAAACTGATGGAGTTGGTTCTGGAGGATCAAGATTTATTACTGGTAGTAGAAATATTCATCAAAAACTTGAAACGAAGCTTACTGAATGGCTTGATCGTGAGATTGTACTGCTTTACCCGAGTGGTTTCCAGGCTAATCTGGCTGCTGTTTTAGCACTTGCTGATCGTCATACTCCTGTTATTTGTGATCGTCTTATACATCATTCTCTGCTCGTTGGAGTCAAAGCGAGTGGAGCAAAGCTTATTAGATTCAAGCACAACAATTTATTTGAACTAGAAACACTTTTAGAAAAATCCAGACAAAACAATCCCAAAAAACAACCTTTAGTAATTACTGAAAGTCTTTTTAGTATGGAGGGTACAACAGCTCCCATAAAAGAGATTTCAAAACTATGCATTAAATATGATTCAAAGTTATTGATTGACGAAGCTCATGCTTTTGGCGTTATGGGTCCAGAGGGAAAAGGTGAGTCATTTGGGATCAAAGAACCTATTTCTATTATCAGTGGGACTTTCGGTAAAGCATTTGGAAGTGGGGGAGCCTTTCTAGCAACAGACAAGGTAACAGGAGAAAATCTAATCCAAAACTGTGGAGCATTTCGTTATACAACTGCTTTAGCTCCTCCACTCTGCGCAAGTGCTTTAGCCGCGTTAAATCTAATTGAAAGCAACCCTAGCTGGGGTAGCGAACTGAAAGAGAAATCAAAAGATTTAAGAGACAGATTGTCTCAAATTGGGTGGCAACGACCTATTGGTGGAGGTCCAATAATCTCCATAATTCTAGGTTCAGACGAATTAGCCATGGATTATCAAAAGAGACTTGAGGCACAAGGCCTTCTAACAGTTGCTATCCGTCCACCAACTGTCCCTGAAGGTGAATCGAGACTCAGATTAGTGATCAGGCGAAATACTCCAGTTCAAGCCTTCGAAAGACTTATCGCAGTTCTTAAAGATAAATGA
- a CDS encoding alpha/beta hydrolase, whose translation MKEIIAMHGWAGDSNQWSSWEKIFKCCDWEWQAAERGYKAIIPQTPKWNHNSNQVELKRVAICHSLGSHLIDKKILHSATHLVLINSFSRFIPSGKEHRPVQMALNRMMNAINAPNESAMLRKFHIKAYKPNYIDVESIESNLLHISDAGRLRLKQDLIRLINSDSLPIGLNSYANVLIVNSEQDYILANQTKEKLAEDLINHLKVAPKIINLQDEGHFITKIKNIKKIKHWLEFDHAKNMV comes from the coding sequence ATGAAAGAAATAATTGCTATGCACGGGTGGGCTGGAGATAGTAATCAATGGTCTAGTTGGGAAAAGATATTTAAGTGTTGTGATTGGGAATGGCAAGCTGCTGAACGCGGATATAAAGCCATAATTCCACAGACACCTAAATGGAATCATAACTCAAATCAAGTCGAACTCAAAAGAGTTGCTATATGCCACTCTCTCGGCTCACATTTAATAGATAAAAAAATTTTACACTCTGCTACACACTTAGTATTAATCAATAGTTTTAGTCGTTTTATTCCAAGTGGGAAAGAGCATCGCCCTGTACAAATGGCCCTCAACAGGATGATGAATGCAATTAATGCACCCAATGAATCAGCTATGTTAAGAAAGTTTCATATAAAAGCTTATAAACCAAATTACATAGATGTTGAGTCAATCGAATCAAATCTCCTTCACATCTCAGATGCAGGAAGGTTGAGACTAAAACAAGATTTAATACGTCTTATTAATTCTGATTCTCTACCTATTGGCTTAAATAGTTACGCTAACGTACTTATTGTTAACAGTGAACAAGACTATATATTGGCTAATCAAACAAAAGAAAAGCTAGCTGAAGATTTAATAAACCACCTTAAGGTCGCGCCCAAAATAATCAACCTTCAAGATGAGGGACATTTTATTACAAAAATTAAAAATATCAAAAAAATAAAACACTGGCTAGAATTTGATCATGCAAAAAATATGGTCTAG
- a CDS encoding methyltransferase domain-containing protein has protein sequence MQKIWSSQVHKNFNAAALSYNKSASIQKSTALKLAKICSNHSIKHGLWVDLGSGTGLLAKSLEDLHPNQFVVRLDNSQKMIDQHSEKSVKQLWDLNNGLPKWSKKPNLLASSFVLHWLDKPHEQLKEWLNSLSLDGWIALAIPIKGSFPEWYEAAEKANLTCTALELPSHDSLISVVPSQSILYNKIEVVTQTAEKATSLLKPMIKVGAQGSHKEQLSISEWRHLLSFWPISNKDKQVSLSWSIQFLLIKR, from the coding sequence ATGCAAAAAATATGGTCTAGCCAAGTTCATAAAAACTTTAACGCAGCTGCATTAAGTTATAACAAGTCAGCATCAATTCAAAAAAGTACAGCTTTAAAGCTCGCAAAAATATGTTCTAATCATTCAATTAAACATGGACTATGGGTTGACCTTGGGTCTGGTACTGGACTACTAGCTAAATCACTAGAAGATCTACATCCAAACCAATTTGTAGTGCGATTGGATAATTCTCAAAAGATGATTGATCAACATTCAGAAAAGAGTGTTAAACAACTTTGGGATTTAAATAATGGATTACCTAAGTGGTCTAAAAAACCAAATTTGTTAGCTTCAAGTTTTGTTCTACATTGGCTTGATAAGCCACACGAACAACTTAAGGAATGGTTGAATTCTCTAAGTTTAGATGGATGGATTGCCTTAGCAATCCCAATCAAGGGAAGTTTTCCAGAATGGTATGAAGCTGCAGAAAAGGCAAATTTAACATGCACGGCTCTTGAATTACCATCACACGACTCATTAATAAGTGTCGTTCCAAGTCAAAGTATTTTATATAATAAAATTGAAGTTGTTACACAGACAGCTGAGAAGGCAACTTCATTATTAAAACCAATGATTAAGGTAGGAGCACAAGGCAGTCATAAAGAACAACTAAGCATTTCAGAATGGCGACATTTATTATCTTTTTGGCCAATTTCCAATAAAGATAAACAAGTAAGCCTTAGTTGGTCAATTCAGTTTTTACTAATAAAGAGATGA
- the bioD gene encoding dethiobiotin synthase, protein MNTFSKRIIICGTDTDVGKTIVSSFFVQGLKGTYWKPIQSGTEEGTDTETVCKLLNLAPERHLSERYKFKAPVSPHWAAEKESSFIEPNNLNIPDLDKLIIIETAGGLMVPLNRNWLQIDQLKVWGAPIILVARTGLGTLNHTLLSLEALKNRNLNVLGIVLNGPPHNDNPKTLEQFGDTKILASLPIFDEVSAKMLSKEWNKQQLDKKLEQYI, encoded by the coding sequence ATGAATACTTTCTCAAAAAGAATTATTATTTGTGGTACAGATACAGATGTCGGTAAAACTATAGTTAGTAGTTTTTTCGTCCAAGGTCTTAAAGGTACATACTGGAAACCCATTCAAAGTGGAACAGAGGAAGGCACAGATACAGAAACTGTTTGCAAACTCTTAAATCTTGCACCAGAGCGCCATCTCTCTGAAAGATATAAATTCAAGGCCCCTGTCTCTCCACATTGGGCTGCTGAAAAAGAGTCTAGTTTTATAGAACCAAACAATTTAAACATACCTGACTTAGATAAATTAATAATCATCGAAACTGCAGGTGGCTTAATGGTTCCTCTTAATCGAAATTGGCTACAAATAGACCAATTAAAGGTTTGGGGGGCTCCCATAATTCTTGTGGCCAGAACTGGTCTTGGTACTCTCAATCACACCTTATTAAGTCTAGAAGCCTTGAAAAACAGAAATTTAAATGTATTAGGAATAGTACTAAACGGCCCTCCACACAATGACAATCCGAAGACTCTAGAGCAATTTGGAGATACTAAAATACTTGCAAGTCTTCCTATCTTTGATGAAGTAAGCGCAAAAATGCTTTCAAAAGAATGGAATAAACAGCAATTAGATAAAAAACTTGAGCAATATATTTGA
- the bioA gene encoding adenosylmethionine--8-amino-7-oxononanoate transaminase: MNEKDDSTQTFQNPHIWPPFTQLASSQPQLLVEKAKDALLLPKNRTPIIDGISSWWVTIHGHSNEYIAKAIASQAEQLEQIIFADFTHPQAELLANRLSKLTGLEKLFFSDNGSTAVEVALKMARQWWKNKGDNRSQIIAFEGAYHGDTFGAMAVGERNIFSEPFDQMLFPVSRVAWPATWWGDEDFERREKQVLEALDQLLKTPTIAVILEPLVQGAGGMRMVRSEFLVEVEKRIRQANSLLITDEVLTGFGRCGSLFAFQRAGLKPDLISLSKGLTGGFLPMGVTLASKRISEGFLGEDPKQTFWHGHSFTANPLGCAAANASLDLLEKSPQKYLDFESRHMDHLQKIVKDSKIECPRVTGTIAAFNIKVNDKKGYLSSVGKVMKASALKVGVFIRPLGDVVYLMPPLCITDEELEKCYFGIQEGLNNL, from the coding sequence ATGAATGAGAAAGATGATTCAACTCAAACTTTTCAGAATCCTCATATTTGGCCACCATTCACACAACTTGCATCCTCTCAACCTCAATTATTGGTTGAAAAAGCAAAAGACGCCCTATTACTTCCTAAGAACAGAACTCCAATAATCGATGGAATTAGTAGTTGGTGGGTAACAATACATGGTCATTCAAATGAATATATTGCTAAGGCGATTGCAAGTCAAGCAGAGCAATTAGAACAAATTATCTTTGCAGATTTCACTCATCCTCAAGCTGAATTATTAGCAAATCGACTAAGTAAATTGACGGGTCTAGAAAAATTATTTTTTTCAGATAATGGCTCTACTGCAGTAGAAGTTGCTCTGAAAATGGCTCGTCAATGGTGGAAAAACAAAGGTGATAATAGATCTCAAATCATTGCATTTGAAGGGGCCTATCATGGAGATACATTTGGAGCAATGGCAGTAGGTGAACGAAATATATTCAGTGAACCTTTTGATCAAATGCTATTTCCTGTCAGCAGAGTAGCTTGGCCTGCGACATGGTGGGGAGATGAAGATTTCGAGAGACGAGAGAAGCAAGTTTTAGAAGCTCTTGATCAGCTTTTGAAAACACCGACTATTGCAGTCATTCTTGAACCATTAGTTCAAGGAGCTGGAGGGATGAGAATGGTTCGTTCAGAATTTTTAGTAGAAGTCGAGAAAAGAATTCGTCAGGCTAATTCTTTACTTATTACAGATGAAGTATTAACTGGCTTTGGAAGGTGTGGATCATTATTTGCTTTTCAAAGAGCAGGATTGAAACCAGACCTTATTTCACTCTCAAAAGGGTTAACTGGTGGATTCCTTCCAATGGGAGTTACTTTGGCCAGCAAAAGAATTTCTGAAGGTTTTCTAGGAGAAGATCCAAAGCAAACTTTCTGGCACGGGCATAGCTTTACCGCGAACCCATTAGGATGTGCAGCTGCCAATGCCAGCTTAGATCTTTTAGAAAAATCTCCTCAGAAATATCTAGATTTTGAGTCACGTCATATGGATCATCTACAAAAAATAGTTAAAGATTCAAAAATCGAGTGCCCAAGAGTTACAGGAACTATAGCTGCTTTCAATATTAAGGTGAATGATAAAAAAGGTTACTTAAGTTCAGTTGGAAAGGTAATGAAAGCCAGTGCATTAAAAGTTGGCGTTTTCATAAGGCCATTAGGTGATGTAGTTTATTTAATGCCACCACTTTGTATCACAGATGAAGAGCTAGAGAAATGCTATTTTGGAATCCAAGAGGGCTTGAATAATCTTTAA
- a CDS encoding J domain-containing protein → MTPSSNCYELLGVSPSANNAELRKAFRQLSKRLHPDTTSLPSDEATRQFQNVCEAYDLLSDPVLRANYDLFIEKENNLISQTKEPSLTKIKPVDFSKSIGVRRPLSGGELFSLLLLIISIFLSLALGVFIAFLRRGNLEFTPSWLM, encoded by the coding sequence TTGACTCCTTCTTCCAATTGTTACGAACTGCTTGGTGTTTCTCCCTCTGCCAATAACGCAGAACTTAGAAAAGCTTTCCGTCAATTAAGTAAGCGACTTCATCCTGATACTACATCTTTGCCAAGTGATGAAGCGACAAGGCAATTTCAAAATGTTTGCGAGGCTTATGATTTATTAAGTGATCCTGTCCTAAGGGCAAATTATGACTTATTTATAGAGAAAGAGAATAATCTTATAAGTCAGACAAAAGAACCTTCTTTAACAAAAATAAAACCTGTAGATTTTTCTAAATCGATAGGAGTAAGACGACCATTATCAGGTGGAGAATTGTTTTCACTTCTTCTTTTAATAATTTCTATTTTCTTGAGCTTGGCTTTAGGAGTGTTTATTGCTTTTTTAAGACGAGGAAATTTGGAGTTTACTCCAAGTTGGTTGATGTAA
- the rsmG gene encoding 16S rRNA (guanine(527)-N(7))-methyltransferase RsmG, whose product MSTDQNNKETNHLMIWNELNWVPNEKQLAQFIHLQELLKEWNKKTNLTRLIDGDDFWIAQVCDSLLPLHEELQYPELSHKYIDVGSGCGFPGIAIAIAMPNSNITLLDSSSKKTTFLKEVSKEIGLNSRITVVTERAETAGRDPTLRSNFDYAIARAVASADVVAEYLVPFLNSTGQALIFKGDWNEIEQQILKKALTELNAEIQRAYKFVLPNNRGIRNIIRISSINKCPNQYPRSIGKPKKQPLGS is encoded by the coding sequence ATGTCTACTGATCAAAATAACAAAGAAACAAATCATCTCATGATATGGAATGAGCTTAATTGGGTACCAAATGAAAAACAATTAGCTCAATTTATCCATTTACAAGAGTTACTTAAAGAATGGAATAAGAAGACCAACCTTACTCGTTTAATCGATGGAGATGATTTCTGGATTGCACAAGTATGTGATAGCTTGTTACCTCTGCATGAAGAACTTCAATACCCAGAACTTTCTCACAAATATATTGATGTTGGCTCTGGCTGTGGATTCCCTGGTATTGCAATAGCAATAGCAATGCCAAATTCAAATATTACTCTTTTAGATTCTTCAAGTAAAAAAACGACCTTTCTGAAAGAAGTTTCTAAAGAAATTGGGTTAAATTCACGTATAACAGTCGTAACTGAACGAGCTGAGACAGCAGGAAGGGATCCAACCCTTCGAAGTAATTTTGACTATGCAATTGCCAGAGCAGTTGCTTCTGCAGATGTAGTAGCAGAATATCTCGTGCCTTTTTTAAATTCGACAGGTCAGGCGCTCATATTCAAAGGGGACTGGAATGAAATAGAGCAACAAATACTAAAAAAAGCTTTAACTGAACTGAATGCAGAGATCCAACGGGCATATAAATTCGTACTACCTAACAATCGCGGTATTAGAAATATTATTAGGATTAGTTCTATTAATAAATGTCCCAATCAATATCCAAGATCAATTGGCAAACCCAAAAAACAGCCTTTAGGTTCCTAA
- a CDS encoding aldo/keto reductase: MKDSQNNSIPRRRFGRTEIQMPVLSLGGMRFQQSWKDLDPKEINNQQQDILQKTIKHASRKGMHHIETARHYGTSERQIGWAFGQIEDPKRILQTKIPPNNDTSIFEKELELSMSRLGSKKINLLAIHGINLPEHLDMTIRPNGCLEIVRRWQKAGLVDHVGFSTHANVDLIIKTIETGLFDYVNLHWYFIRQENERALEAANANDMGVFIISPTDKGGHLHTPSLKLLDLCSPLHPIEFNDLFCLSDKRIHTLSVGASKPEDLDIHLSAISKMDIMHGLINTIDKRLMDASFKSLGESWLTTWNIGLPSWDQTPGEINIPILLWLNNLLEAWDMESFAKDRYALLGRGGHWFPGSNADCLDCEVSEDDLKKVLINSPWSSEIPLILRKLKDRLGGERRDRLWGI; the protein is encoded by the coding sequence ATGAAAGACAGTCAAAACAATTCAATACCTAGAAGAAGATTTGGGCGAACAGAGATTCAGATGCCAGTCTTATCTCTTGGAGGGATGCGCTTTCAACAAAGCTGGAAGGATTTAGATCCTAAAGAAATTAATAATCAACAACAAGACATATTGCAAAAAACTATTAAGCATGCGTCTCGAAAAGGTATGCATCATATAGAAACTGCTCGTCATTATGGGACATCAGAACGCCAGATAGGTTGGGCCTTCGGTCAAATCGAGGACCCAAAAAGAATATTGCAAACGAAAATCCCACCAAATAATGATACTTCGATATTTGAGAAAGAACTTGAGTTAAGTATGAGTAGATTAGGTTCTAAGAAAATTAATTTATTAGCTATTCATGGTATCAATCTTCCTGAGCATTTAGATATGACTATTCGTCCTAATGGATGTCTAGAGATTGTTCGTCGTTGGCAAAAAGCTGGTCTTGTTGATCATGTTGGCTTCTCAACTCATGCAAATGTTGACCTGATAATTAAAACAATTGAAACAGGACTTTTTGATTATGTTAATTTGCATTGGTATTTTATTCGTCAGGAAAATGAAAGAGCTTTGGAAGCAGCGAATGCTAATGATATGGGGGTTTTTATTATCAGCCCTACAGATAAGGGAGGTCATCTACATACACCGTCATTGAAACTCTTAGATTTATGTAGTCCTTTACATCCTATAGAATTTAATGATCTGTTTTGTTTGAGTGATAAAAGAATTCATACATTAAGTGTTGGAGCGTCAAAACCTGAAGATCTGGATATTCATTTAAGTGCAATTTCTAAGATGGATATCATGCATGGATTAATTAATACCATAGATAAGCGACTTATGGATGCCTCATTTAAGTCGCTTGGAGAGTCATGGTTGACTACCTGGAATATAGGTTTACCTAGTTGGGATCAAACTCCCGGAGAGATTAATATACCTATTTTGTTGTGGCTAAATAATTTATTAGAGGCTTGGGATATGGAAAGCTTTGCTAAAGATCGTTATGCTCTTCTAGGTAGAGGAGGACATTGGTTCCCAGGATCAAATGCAGATTGCTTGGATTGTGAAGTGAGTGAGGATGACTTAAAAAAAGTTTTGATTAATAGCCCGTGGAGCTCTGAAATACCTTTGATACTTAGAAAATTGAAAGATAGATTGGGGGGAGAAAGAAGAGATAGATTATGGGGAATTTAG
- a CDS encoding ferredoxin → MTFDPSAAFETKSREYQQPTDNHDPRAAFQATNNEEFKLNGRDPVLGGKLRERAVWVDERKCIGCTYCSSVATNTFAMEPEQGRARAFRQDGDSEELIQEAVDTCPVDCIEWVSFEDLIKLEEVIKNHNFRNLGLPPVT, encoded by the coding sequence TTGACTTTTGACCCTAGCGCAGCTTTTGAAACTAAATCTCGTGAATACCAGCAACCAACTGATAATCATGATCCAAGAGCTGCATTTCAAGCTACTAACAATGAAGAATTTAAGCTCAATGGTAGAGATCCCGTATTGGGTGGAAAATTAAGAGAAAGAGCTGTATGGGTAGATGAAAGGAAATGTATAGGTTGTACATATTGCAGTTCAGTTGCGACTAATACTTTTGCAATGGAGCCTGAACAAGGCAGAGCAAGAGCATTTAGACAGGATGGAGATAGTGAGGAACTAATTCAAGAAGCTGTAGACACCTGCCCAGTTGATTGTATTGAATGGGTCTCTTTTGAAGACTTAATTAAATTGGAAGAAGTTATAAAAAATCATAATTTTAGGAATTTAGGTTTACCACCGGTTACTTGA
- a CDS encoding DUF1257 domain-containing protein — translation MSHFSTVKTQLRKKEFLKQALIDLGHVPNEGENLVRGYRGQTVKAEVTVQMSKGTDIGFRWNQSSKSYELVADLDLWKQSIPVERFLAQVTQRYALNTVLDSTAQEGFQVSEQKQNIDGSIELVVTRWDS, via the coding sequence ATGTCACATTTCAGCACAGTAAAAACGCAACTTCGTAAGAAAGAGTTTTTAAAACAGGCTCTTATTGATTTAGGACATGTTCCTAATGAAGGAGAAAATTTAGTAAGAGGTTATAGAGGCCAAACTGTTAAAGCTGAAGTGACTGTTCAAATGAGTAAGGGAACAGATATTGGATTCCGTTGGAATCAAAGTTCAAAATCATATGAACTTGTAGCTGATCTTGACCTCTGGAAACAATCAATACCAGTTGAAAGATTTTTAGCTCAAGTTACTCAACGTTATGCTTTAAATACTGTTCTTGATTCAACCGCTCAAGAGGGATTCCAAGTCTCTGAACAAAAGCAAAATATAGATGGATCAATAGAATTAGTAGTTACGCGTTGGGACTCTTAA
- a CDS encoding DUF2997 domain-containing protein produces MPQRTLRFKIRQDGRVEETVEGLIGEACIDLTEKLEDALGTVERREPTSDTFIREKVQKQIIPAEIH; encoded by the coding sequence ATGCCACAACGCACACTGCGCTTTAAAATCCGACAAGATGGACGTGTTGAAGAAACCGTCGAAGGTCTTATTGGTGAAGCATGTATTGATTTAACAGAGAAGCTTGAAGATGCCTTAGGCACCGTTGAGCGGAGAGAACCAACCTCTGATACCTTTATTCGTGAAAAGGTTCAAAAACAGATTATCCCTGCAGAAATCCACTGA